Proteins from a genomic interval of Arachis hypogaea cultivar Tifrunner chromosome 10, arahy.Tifrunner.gnm2.J5K5, whole genome shotgun sequence:
- the LOC140175759 gene encoding uncharacterized mitochondrial protein AtMg00810-like yields the protein MIYVDDMIVTGSDATEIEKLRRNLFIDFEMKDLGRLKYFLGIKVLRSSKGIFISQRKYILDLLAETEMVDCKPVDTPMQINHKLKIVEGATLVDKESCHEDSLKRAPGSGIIFKRNDHLKVEAYTDADWAGNPNDRRSTAGYFTLDGGNLVTWKSKKQKVVALSSAEAEFRGSLKA from the exons ATGATCTATGTGGATGATATGATCGTAACGGGAAGTGATGCTACAGAAATTGAAAAATTGAGAAGGAACCTATTTATAGACTTcgaaatgaaggatttgggaaGACTAAAATATTTCTTAGGAATAAAGGTTCTACGATCTAGTAAAGGAATCTTTATCTCCCAAAGAAAGTACATTTTGGACCTTCTggcagaaacagaaatggtggATTGCAAACCAGTAGATACGCCCATGCAAATTAATCATAAGTTGAAGATAGTAGAAGGTGCCACCTTAGTAGATAAGGAAAG CTGCCATGAGGATAGTTTGAAGAGAGCTCCAGGAAGTGGAATCATTTTCAAAAGGAATGACCATTTGAAGGTTGAGGCATACACTGACGCAGATTGGGCGGGCAACCCAAATGATAGAAGATCAACAGCTGGTTACTTTACACTGGATGGAGGCAACCTAGTAACTTGGAAAAGCAAGAAGCAGAAAGTTGTAGCTCTTTCAAGCGCAGAGGCAGAATTTCGAGGATCGTTAAAGGCATAA